The following nucleotide sequence is from Vanrija pseudolonga chromosome 4, complete sequence.
GTCATGCGCCAGCATtggcgagatgggcgagggcaccgagagcggcgtggacggcagcggcacgagGCGCGGGCTGGGCGTGTAGCTCGGCaggccgcgctgctcgaccacaaacgacgccgacacggtcgCGTACAGGCCTGCCTCGTACGGGTCGTTTGTGAAGTGCAGCCCGGCGACAAAGCCGCCGATAAAAGCGTTGCCCGCTGTCGAGTCAGCGAGGGGAACAGCAAAGAACGTTTGtgcgccactcacccccgGTCACATCCTTGACACGCTGCGGACAGTCGTCGAGGTATGCAGGGATCCACCGcttgccgccagcgcggGTGGCGACACACGCCCCCTGCGACCCGCAGCGCACAACAATGATGCCGTCCCCATTCTCGCccacgccaacggcgaggaggtggtcgatgacgtgctcgacctctGCAACCGTCGCTGCTCCAGGCTCGGGGACGGAGTGTCCGTAAAACTTGAGGAGCTCTTCGTGATTTGGCCTGCGGGTCAGCAAATCGCCCGGCATGGTACGCCTAGCAAAGCAAGCAAAACCCACGATAGAACATGCAGCCTGTGCGcaatggcctcgagggcggcccGCTCGCCAGGGTTGATGATCTCGGGGTGTGGCTCAAACACCACTTTGGGGCGCCACGTCGTTTcaccctcgagcgcgtcgagcagcgcgcgcagatGCGAGGGGGCGTACGGCGGGGATACGTGCAGGTACTCTGCGCCAAAGAGTGGGCTGGCGACGATCTGTGCGGCGGTGCGCACAGTCGGGCTTACGATGGGCGTGTAGCTGCTTGTCAGCCACGGGGTAGCCACGGGGTTGTATTGTTTCGGCTTTTGCGACTTTTTTTTTGCCTCTGATTGCCACTCACTTGCGCTTCCCGTCCGCATTGTACCACAGGTAGGCGCTGACTGCGCGCAGTCCCGGCTGGCGGTTGTACGCCCACATATCTGGCCCGAACTGGGACAGGTGGGCCTCGAGGGGCTGTGGAAAATCGTCTGCCTCGGGGCCCGCCACGGCAGAGCCGTTAGCCTGGGCGTCGCTATTAGTGAGGCTCGACGTTTTTGCTGGCCTCGGAGCAGCGTCAATCAGTGTACGCAGCTGGCCGGACTCGATCCACATCCGCGCGCCGATGAGGGCGtacagcgcgccgccgccaatcGTGCCACTTGCGTAAGCCGCCGCCTCATGAgtggccaccgccaccgagTCGACGGAAGGCAGCGGGGTCGAGTTTGCCGTCAAAGGAGTGAGGATAAcctctgccgccgagccTCGACGCGACTGCAAGTCGGAAAGAGTCGGGGAGAGCGCTGGAACGGGAACTGGGGGCGACTGCGTGGCTGAGGCAGGTGGTGGCGCCTCCAAAATGTCGATGCCGACAGTTCCTTGGCGGGTGAGCGACACAGCTGGGCTCGCATTACATACCTATCGACGCGAGGATAAgaccgctgctgctgcccatgGTGTTTGGTGTGAAGAGATAACCAGAGACTTCACGCGTCGTTTACAGACATGGACACCGGAGACTTGGTCCTCGAGGATTTGAGCGCCCAGAGCGGGCCGTGCGACGGTGTCCTTGTGGCGTATGCTACGGCCTTGTGGCGGGGGCGTATAATTGATGATGTGTACGACAGAGTGTAATGctagcgagcgagccaatgctgctgctcgtggcGAAAGAGTGGAAGAGTGGGggcacgcgcggcgcggaccGAAGtgcgaccgaccgaccgagtAAACCGACCGACGCAACGACGGAAGATGATCCTCAGGCACTGAAATGACCCCAGCAATGTCAAACTCAAATGTGATGGAATTAGTCGCCGGCGAGTTTGGGTGCCCAGTGGTCGCCTCGTTCGGagttcgtcgtcgtcgtgggcgagggagcgagcgtgcgcgtgtgTACGTGCAGCGTGATAGAGAAAGAGGGGACAcgggcgcgcgtcgtgctctCGCTTGGATGTCACCGCGTTGCGCTGGACAGCACAACAAAGCAATCAGCTTCCGACGGGCCTCGGGAGTCGTCTCTGGATCGAGTCGCGATTTGGGCGGGACGCGATTTCACGCGGTactgggtggtgggcggttCACGCGGTGGCCAGTGGTGGAGGCGACACACGCGGTCTGCagtcgtcgaggcgaggcTAGCGTttcgcggcggcgggcagaAGCGGGTAGTCGGCAGGTCTGTGCTGTAACATGCAACAAACATATAcatggcagcggcagccagAGTTCAGACGCACGCAGCagcgctggctggccgacTCTCTCTGCGCCACGAGAAAATCTAGTAGCTGCCATGGCATCATGACAAGACACTCTCTGCTCACGGCTGGGTTCACGGGTTACGACCCCCGTCGTCAGTGGCTtggcgtggcgtcggcgcagcgcaggAGGGTTCCGGCGCCACAGCGCGTGGTAAATCATTTTTGCTCAGCACGGCGGACCCTGGGCAGATCTCTTGTACAGCGCACCGTCGAGTCCTGAGCAGGCCTGCACATCCATTCCGACATCTCCGATCGCGTGGGCCAGGACAAGTGACAGGAGCAAGCGACAAGCCACGCACGGGGGTTAATTatgagcagcgacgagcaccgTCCTGCGTCGTCGGAGGCACCCTGCACGCCGCGGCACGGCATCGTGCCCTGGCGCGTGCTTGCATCCGTGCGTGCGCGGACAGCCGTGGatcgttgctgctgctgctgctcgctcggcgacatgACCCTACGGCGACTTTTCACCGCCACGGCCCAGgtacgcgacgacgacgacgacgagtacgcgAGGTCTCGGGGCAACGAGGCCAAGCAACCAAGCAGCAAAGCAAGCGCTCGGGCGCTTGATTACTCGTGCCCTCTGACTTGGGTGCGGCGAGGGGCGCCCCACGGCGTCCGGTGACTGCTGTGtgctggctgctggtgctgcgtCCACAACAACTGTCAAGTGGTTGGCTTggcagccagcagcggcgatcGCCGCCGATCTGAAtgcggcacgagcgagcgggcgggacggcggcgtcgcggctgctgctcgcccgCTCACGGCGTTGAGCCGCGCTGCGACAGAGTTTGTGCCCGGCCTGGCGGCAGGTCTAATCTTGTCGCGAATCTACCTCGCGCCGTCCCATAGTTGGCACACGGCGCCACGCATGGCATGCATCTTACTCATGCGACCGAGGTGTCGCTTCCGCATGCAAGAATAGCACGCAGCGGCGTATTGTACATGTGATGCGCTAGATctcaccgacgacggtgacggtCGTCGCTAGTCGCGTCCGATCTCATCTCATCTGCCTCCCTGCCTCAACTCAGGGCCCGATGTTCTTTAGTCACTGATAGATATCAGCTAGTGTCGCCTGTCGGCTCGGCAGCGGGCCTtgtgcggcgcggcagcggcatggtTTGTTTTTCGGTGTCGGAGCGTATtctcggcgcagcgcgtgTGCTGCGCGGCTTTGGCGCGCCGCATCTGACCTTTTGTCGAGCGTATCTGACCTTTTACGTTGTCAATAGAGGTCGTCTAGGTCGTCTAGCTTTTGGCATACGCTCAGACGACGCgcgaccttgccgccctcggtCCTGTGCCTTCGCTTGGCGAAGCGATgtgagcaggccgaggcaaggccgaggccgaaggcGACGCCGGGATGGCTGGGAGTCAGCATAGTGAGGGGAGGTGGCGCACTGCTCGTGCACGGAGCACTACAGTATTGTTCTCTTGCATGTGGCtgtcagcagcagctggctgctggccAGTGTggcacggcgcagcgccATGGCCATTGTGCCACCTTTTCATCGGGAGTCTGCCCCACTCAGCCCATCTGATAGCCACATTCCGCTGCTCCTCTGCACCTCGATCCGGGCAGTCAGCAACCAGCTAacaccgcgtcggcgctcgtcggAGCGTCGGACTGCCCGTCGCTGCAACGAGCGGGTGTAGACGGCAGCCTGACCGGACCGCAAGCCGCAAGCTTTGCCGTGCCGGaggcgccgttgccgctgcAGGCGCAATGTCCGCACTGCCCCCGCGACGGAGGTTGCAGCGGACATCCCGGCGGTGCGGCGTTGCAAACAGCACATCGCTTGTCGAGAGTGCGAGCGCGCAGATCTGGAagagcgaggagcgaggagcgagcaTCCGTCAAGTCAAGTCAACGGACGCCGGACCGCGCGCCGAGTggaggtgagtgagtgagttCGGGATCGCCACGGATCTGGCGTCGACCAGGCatcgtcgctcgctcgcttggTCACTGCTTGCTTTagccctcgctcgcctctTCTGCACGCGAGGTCGGCTTTCTGCTCGCCTTCCCTGGTAGATGAGCATGACGTCGCCCTTGTTCTGCGCCATGACGTCCTGAGGTGGCACGCCCTGCgtgcgccacgccgacgccgtggctGGCTGACAAGGGGAGGGGGTCATCAAATTTGagcaaccagccagccagcaggaggcggcggcctcgtacGAGCAAAGCAACaccgcccgctgccgctgccgccggctaCGCGACGGCAATCGGCGGGGCTGCGGGGTtcggggcggcggcatctGTTCCAGCTATattggcggcgtcggcgtcggcgccggggcggcgtgTAGAGtagtgtggcggcggcgtggatcGAGCcacgcggcgacggcggctcgATCAGAGGAACATGCGGCGTTGTAGTGGACGCATTATGCACAATATGTACATGCTGTACATTGTAGCCGGTCGAAGCGAGGAGATGCATGTGCCCAGTATCGTGGTCGCGTGAAGACATCGTCGCATacgtcggcgcgtcgtcgatgacTGACCGACCgtcgggcgacgggcgagtgggaggaTTTTCAACCCGAAAGTGGCAGACCCTTATCCCTGGATTACTTGAACTCTGTCCACTCACCCAACCAGCGCATTACTCACGCCGCAGGCCGCAGGATTAATGACGCGTACAGAGTCGGTGTATCGGTGCATATGTCGTCGTGCACTATAGACCcgaagagcgcgagcgtcgttcgctggctcgctcgctcactcgctgGGCAATCAATTGGCCGTGACGACTTGGACCCGACAGACAGTGATCTGATAAAGCCCCTTTCTAACCTCTTAACTGCGCGTCGCCTGCCCCGGTGACTCGCGCAATTCACCGTGTCCTTATCACCAGCGCAGCGGGGACGGTGCCGCTCGCGCTTGATGTGTAAGGTGGCGTTCTGCTGAGATGAGCGAAAAGGCTGCGCtcagcgagtcgagcgagtcgagtcgTGCAAGCAGCAAGGTTGCGCTGTAATTCTGCAGCATGGCCGAGAGTATATGACCTgacctgcgcgacgaggcgataCTAACCACTTACTTGCCTGATACGAACAGC
It contains:
- the SPAC16C9.01c_0 gene encoding putative protein; this translates as MGSSSGLILASIGTVGIDILEAPPPASATQSPPVPVPALSPTLSDLQSRRGSAAEVILTPLTANSTPLPSVDSVAVATHEAAAYASGTIGGGALYALIGARMWIESGQLRTLIDAAPRPAKTSSLTNSDAQANGSAVAGPEADDFPQPLEAHLSQFGPDMWAYNRQPGLRAVSAYLWYNADGKRNPLFGAEYLHVSPPYAPSHLRALLDALEGETTWRPKVVFEPHPEIINPGERAALEAIAHRLHVLSPNHEELLKFYGHSVPEPGAATVAEVEHVIDHLLAVGVGENGDGIIVVRCGSQGACVATRAGGKRWIPAYLDDCPQRVKDVTGAGNAFIGGFVAGLHFTNDPYEAGLYATVSASFVVEQRGLPSYTPSPRLVPLPSTPLSVPSPISPMLAHDDGFFGGTNGATKQPLPDMWNDETPLSRLEKLRARVGWA